A portion of the Cryptomeria japonica chromosome 5, Sugi_1.0, whole genome shotgun sequence genome contains these proteins:
- the LOC131028822 gene encoding replication protein A 70 kDa DNA-binding subunit A-like codes for MIDDEGTEIRITCFGNVAEMHYHRVEPGTYYTVSKGCVKEANTKWNKLNSHLEITLDNNSILKRCDVVVESEANNSQFTPINEITYCTNNTLVDVIGIVVTIGKPSLIHRKDGSEVTKRTVKINDVSTFTIDVNLWGATWQGLGEDLKNMHTTQTVVVLAVRNARVGYFNGKVINTTTATTLNINPSIPETETLMSRGKIPDALLPLSCVVGQLNSQYSRMTITAVLECTSVLSEIVETTIRVVVRIIKIYSFCYPACPLKFNGKECKKKCVQQNDNQWFCSRCQTHVPECNYKYLLQMKLQDHTGTLWATAFDEVGTNILQISAKELYMLQYNLTTQKTPQSIIKRVLLSSFVFTLSITIDMYNSEPRLKAMITKVAKIDYQAESALLLAEIARMTTTAEFQTN; via the coding sequence ATGATAGATGATGAAGGTACTGAAATTAGAATAACTTGCTTTGGCAATGTAGCAGAGATGCATTATCATAGGGTTGAACCAGGAACATATTATACTGTGTCAAAAGGTTGCGTTAAAGAAGCTAACACTAAATGGAATAAGCTTAACAGCCATCTTGAGATAACTTTGGACAATAATTCAATATTGAAGCGTTGTGATGTTGTTGTTGAAAGTGAAGCAAATAATTCTCAATTCACACCAATCAATGAAATTACATATTGCACCAATAACACTTTAGTTGATGTTATTGGTATTGTAGTTACTATTGGAAAACCCTCATTAATTCACAGGAAGGATGGAAGCGAAGTAACGAAGAGAACTGTAAAAATAAATGATGTCTCAACTTTTACTATCGATGTTAACTTATGGGGAGCGACATGGCAAGGGCTAggtgaagatttgaagaacatgcACACAACCCAAACAGTTGTTGTCCTTGCAGTCAGAAATGCTCGTGTTGGTTATTTCAATGGAAAGGTGATCAACACAACCACAGCAACAACTCTAAATATAAACCCTTCTATCCCTGAAACAGAGACACTTATGTCAAGAGGAAAGATTCCAGATGCCCTTTTACCGTTGTCATGTGTTGTTGGACAGCTTAACTCACAATACAGTAGGATGACAATCACAGCTGTTTTAGAGTGTACAAGTGTTCTCTCTGAAATAGTTGAAACTACTATTAGGGTTGTTGTGAGAATCATTAAAATTTATTCTTTTTGTTATCCAGCTTGCCCTTTGAAATTTAATGGAAAAGAGTGTAAAAAGAAATGCGTCCAGCAAAATGATAATCAATGGTTTTGTTCAAGATGTCAAACTCATGTGCCAGAATGCAATTACAAATACTTATTGCAGATGAAGCTCCAAGATCATACAGGCACTCTTTGGGCTACTGCCTTTGATGAGGTTGGCACAAATATACTGCAAATATCTGCCAAGGAGCTTTACATGCTGCAATACAATTTGACTACACAAAAAACACCTCAGTCCATTATCAAGCGTGTGCTTTTGTCTTCCTTTGTTTTCACACTCTCTATTACAATAGACATGTACAATTCAGAGCCCAGGCTCAAAGCAATGATTACCAAAGTTGCCAAAATTGATTACCAGGCTGAAAGTGCTCTTCTGCTTGCAGAGATTGCTCGGATGACTACAACTGCAGAGTTCCAGACCAATTAG
- the LOC131028823 gene encoding uncharacterized protein LOC131028823 produces MATPRLRTYHGFLWLPRAPNMETIDWTDDNEVQMAKTFFDQYVSSWNPHNVADRMNAMHYTAMDDPCLADTKKIFTMDVALDYEALLNTLQRHTKCTEHTCLKKKGPTFECRYKAPWVQQEMSTLTIDNDNNPCYKPARNDDRLNIHNPWMLSLWRANIDSTSHFKKSCPPIHFKKFMMGIVADRDISAQETCHMLQKLPLLNCSRQFVSLNVGREILHRVIKSDNGAYLSTTYIHAYMQCPFELNATNLLQSAQGFSYNSQCKKTKWHIRDKKAIVIVYPQFREPPDEDTNQFEIFCLSELLLYKPFRDIPTEIRASKEQIIENWKNFKKTNYSRLGNQQIIDDCSLPNEDDSDNNGSQHQDDTNLYEWELLSQMGATNNFVHNDLQMLGRCDYDINHFWGATVVDDQLDCTALQFITASKLQFQHASMQISTQDTKKNQLSPKQKVALNIILQHHNNQSTTTRLRMIVQGTTGTGKSFLIDCIRKELNIYPPVTTNPLLVLAPTGVAAFNIQVTTIHAGLRIPIREMHPLIGQSLMTLQEQLKHIKYILIDEMSFLGPKLLLKIDSRLRQAFPNNQHDSFGGVSMILVGDLAQLPPVMDKPIYASHSTALSLWHSFTIVITLDTIFRQQGASIRQQQFKALLHNLRNAQALQHDWQFLMKMLKELNLPVTLSLAKIGKQTNTEYDNNEQLPLEVLLSINQQVMLIANLWIQVGIVNGAIGLIKIIVYENNTKPPNLPKYVVVQFKDYNGPPWDIAHPKDIPILPITRGRRTQVPLTMSWPITIHKSQGLTLDRATIDIGNTEKQGLTFTAISRVKTIDGIWIEPPFSFERFSKLQNNAYTTIRKKEETRLQLLSAQTDIYSP; encoded by the exons ATGGCAACACCAAGGCTCAGAACATATCATGGCTTCTTATGGCTCCCTAGAGCACCAAATATGGAGACCATTGATTGGACAGACGATAATGAGGTCCAAATGGCAAAAACTTTCTTTGACCAATATGTTTCTTCTTGGAATCCTCACAATGTAGCAGACCGGATGAATGCAATGCACTACACTGCAATGGATGACCCTTGCCTAGCTGATACAAAAAAAATCTTCACCATGGACGTTGCATTGGATTATGAAGCATTGCTTAATACTTTACAGAGACACACAAAATGCACAGAACATACATGCCTCAAGAAAAAAGGTCCCACATTTGAATGTCGTTACAAAGCTCCATGGGTCCAACAAGAGATGTCTACATTGACAATTGACAATGACAACAACCCATGCTATAAACCTGCAAGGAATGATGATCGTTTGAATATTCATAATCCTTGGATGCTTTCACTATGGAGAGCTAATATTGATTCAACCAGTCACTTCAAAAAAAGTTGTCCTCCAATACATTTCAAA AAATTTATGATGGGAATAGTAGCAGACCGTGATATCAGTGCAcaagaaacttgccatatgttACAGAAATTGCCTCTTCTAAATTGTAGCCGACAATTTGTCTCTCTAAATGTTGGCAGAGAAATACTGCACCGTGTCATAAAATCAGATAATGGAGCTTACCTTTCCACAACTTATATCCATGCTTATATGCAGTGCCCTTTTGaattaaatgcaacaaatttgcTACAATCAGCACAAGGGTTTTCATATAATTCTCAATGCAAAAAAACAAAATGGCACATCagggataaaaaagcaattgtgatTGTATATCCTCAGTTTAGAGAGCCTCCAGATGAAGATACCAATCAGTTTGAGATTTTTTGTTTGTCTGAACTGCTGCTATACAAACCGTTCCGTGACATCCCAACTGAAATAAGAGCTtcaaaggaacaaattatagaaAATTGGAAAAACTTTAAAAAGACAAATTACAGCCGTTTGGGAAATCAACAAATTATAGATGATTGCAGCCTTCCAAATGAAGATGATAGTGACAATAATGGTTCCCAACATCAAGATGATACAAATCTATATGAGTGGGAGCTGCTCTCACAAATGGGAGCTACAAATAACTTTGTCCATAATGATCTGCAAATGCTAGGCCGTTGTGATTACGATATTAACCACTTTTGGGGAGCAACTGTTGTGGATGATCAACTAGACTGCACTGCCCTTCAGTTCATAACTGCAAGCAAGCTACAATTCCAACACGCTAGCATGCAAATCTCCACCCAAGACACAAAAAAAAACCAGCTATCGCCTAAGCAAAAAGTTGCGCTCAACATTATTCTACAGCATCATAataatcaatctacaacaacacGTCTACGAATGATTGTTCAAGGCACTACTGGCACTGGTAAATCATTTTTAATAGATTGTATTAGGAAAGAATTAAACATATATCCACCTGTGACGACAAACCCATTGCTTGTTTTAGCACCAACAGGTGTTGCTGCATTTAATATACAAGTGACAACAATCCATGCAGGGTTGCGCATACCTATAAGAGAAATGCATCCTTTGATAGGGCAGTCATTAATGACATTGCAAGAGCAATTGAAACATATCAAATATATTCTGATAGACGAAATGAGCTTTTTGGGCCCGAAACTACTACTTAAGATAGATAGCCGCTTACGCCAAGCATTCCCTAACAATCAACATGATAGCTTTGGTGGGGTGTCCATGATTCTTGTTGGTGATCTTGCTCAACTTCCCCCTGTAATGGATAAACCTATATATGCTTCGCACTCTACAGCCCTTAGTTTATGGCATTCTTTTACTATTGTCATAACATTGGACACTATTTTCCGCCAGCAAGGTGCATCTATAAGACAACAACAATTCAAAGCACTCCTTCACAACTTAAGAAATGCTCAAGCACTGCAACATGATTGGCAGTTTCTAAT GAAAATGCTCAAAGAATTAAATTTGCCTGTCACTCTAAGTTTAGCTAAAATTGGTAAGCAAACAAATACTGAATATGACAACAATGAACAGCTACCATTGGAAGTATTACTTTCTATTAATCAGCAAGTGATGTTAATAGCTAACTTGTGGATCCAAGTTGGTATTGTCAATGGCGCTATTGGTCTCATAAAAATAATTGTATATGAAAACAATACAAAACCGCCAAACTTGCCAAAATATGTGGTCGTCCAATTCAAGGATTATAATGGACCTCCATGGGATATAGCGCATCCAAAAGACATACCCATTTTGCCAATAACGCGAGGCAGGCGTACGCAAGTGCCTTTAACAATGTCTTGGCCCATCACTATTCACAAATCCCAAGGTCTTACATTGGACAGAGCTACCATTGACATAGGTAATACTGAAAAGCAAGGGCTCACATTCACAGCTATTTCAAGAGTGAAGACAATTGATGGGATATGGATTGAACCACCATTCTCTTTTGAAAGGTTTTCCAAACTACAAAATAATGCTTATACAACcattagaaagaaagaagaaactcgTTTGCAGCTGCTCTCTGCCCAAACAGATATCTATTCACCTTAA